One Gordonia mangrovi genomic region harbors:
- the cobT gene encoding nicotinate-nucleotide--dimethylbenzimidazole phosphoribosyltransferase, with protein sequence MVSRGTPEADVDSISATEGTSTLVLGGVRSGKSGHGESLLQAHREVRYLATGPTTSSDAEWVARVAAHRQRRDERYTTVETTDIAGALRSDPHTPTLLDDLGTWLAAKLDELGGWDQEPVDLSKLRTELCAAISSFAGDLVIISPEAGLSLVPPTPAGRRFQDELGTLNEAVAAACERVVLVVAGRVVELPAAAPTVTTSGVPVVVTPPVQPATVDADPESARPDPDTAPHAGGPVDPTDAEVFPTVDTPDLGVARAARDRHLTLTKPAGSLGRMEDIGVWLASCQGVCPPRPVSAPTVAVFAGDHGVARSGVSAFPPEVTAQMVANIAAGGAAVNVLARRSGATVHVFDMSVDAETAPEVSRFKVRRSSGDLTSTDALTLAEARMALAAGRAIADELVDSGADLLIGGEMGIGNTTPASVLIGTLCRREPVEIVGRGTGIDDAGWIRKTAAIRDGMRRARPHVHDPLSLLASVAGADLTALAGFLAQAAVRRTPVIIDGMVVTAAAMVAAELAPGASRWWLAGHRSVEPAHAIALHHLDLEPVLDLSMRLGEGSGALAALPLVLSAADILSTMATFDEAGVSDRDGDPSAAPAGEPSPTAVAVAP encoded by the coding sequence GTGGTGTCACGGGGGACGCCGGAGGCCGATGTCGACTCGATCTCCGCGACGGAGGGCACGAGCACGCTCGTCCTGGGAGGTGTGCGGTCGGGTAAGTCCGGCCACGGCGAGTCACTCCTGCAGGCACACCGGGAGGTCCGGTATCTCGCCACCGGCCCGACCACGTCGTCGGATGCCGAGTGGGTGGCGCGCGTCGCGGCACATCGGCAACGGCGCGACGAGCGCTATACGACCGTCGAGACCACCGACATCGCCGGGGCGTTGCGATCCGATCCGCACACTCCGACGCTGCTCGACGACCTCGGCACCTGGCTCGCCGCGAAACTCGACGAACTCGGTGGGTGGGATCAGGAGCCGGTGGACCTCTCCAAGTTGCGCACCGAACTCTGTGCGGCGATCTCGTCCTTCGCCGGCGATCTGGTGATCATCAGCCCCGAGGCCGGCCTGTCCCTGGTTCCACCGACCCCCGCCGGGCGGCGCTTCCAGGATGAGCTCGGCACGCTCAACGAGGCCGTCGCCGCTGCGTGCGAGCGGGTGGTGTTGGTGGTCGCCGGACGCGTCGTCGAACTCCCCGCCGCCGCGCCCACCGTCACCACGTCGGGTGTCCCCGTCGTCGTCACCCCGCCGGTCCAACCCGCCACCGTTGATGCGGACCCCGAGTCCGCGCGACCGGATCCCGACACCGCGCCGCACGCTGGGGGGCCGGTCGACCCCACCGACGCCGAGGTCTTCCCGACCGTCGACACACCGGACCTCGGCGTGGCGCGCGCCGCCCGGGATCGCCATCTCACCCTGACGAAACCGGCCGGCTCCCTGGGCCGGATGGAAGACATCGGGGTGTGGTTGGCGTCCTGCCAGGGTGTGTGCCCGCCGCGTCCGGTCAGCGCACCGACGGTGGCGGTCTTCGCCGGCGACCACGGTGTCGCCCGTTCCGGGGTCTCGGCGTTCCCACCCGAGGTGACCGCACAGATGGTCGCCAACATCGCCGCCGGGGGCGCGGCCGTCAACGTCTTGGCGCGACGCTCGGGGGCCACGGTGCACGTCTTCGACATGTCCGTGGACGCCGAGACCGCACCGGAGGTGTCCCGGTTCAAGGTCCGTCGCAGCAGCGGAGACCTCACGAGCACCGATGCGCTCACCCTCGCCGAGGCCCGCATGGCGCTCGCCGCCGGCCGCGCGATTGCCGACGAACTCGTCGATTCCGGCGCCGATCTGCTGATCGGCGGCGAGATGGGCATCGGCAACACCACCCCGGCCAGCGTGCTGATCGGCACATTGTGCAGGCGCGAACCCGTCGAGATCGTCGGACGCGGCACCGGCATCGATGACGCCGGATGGATTCGCAAGACCGCCGCGATCCGCGACGGTATGCGCCGCGCCCGACCTCACGTCCACGACCCGCTGTCCTTGCTGGCCTCGGTCGCCGGCGCCGACCTCACTGCGCTGGCCGGATTCCTCGCCCAGGCGGCCGTACGTCGTACCCCGGTCATCATCGACGGGATGGTCGTCACCGCAGCGGCGATGGTCGCCGCAGAGCTCGCGCCGGGCGCGTCCCGGTGGTGGCTGGCCGGACACCGCTCGGTGGAACCGGCACACGCCATCGCGCTGCATCACCTCGACCTGGAACCGGTGCTGGATCTGTCCATGCGCCTGGGTGAGGGCAGCGGTGCGCTGGCGGCACTGCCGCTCGTGCTGTCGGCGGCCGACATCCTGTCCACGATGGCGACCTTCGACGAGGCGGGTGTCAGCGACCGCGACGGGGACCCGTCCGCCGCACCCGCGGGCGAGCCGTCTCCGACAGCAGTCGCCGTCGCACCCTGA
- the gcvT gene encoding glycine cleavage system aminomethyltransferase GcvT: MTELFAGPIADRHAALGATFAAFGGWDMPVSYAGTVAEHTAVRESVGIFDVSHLGKAVVTGPDAAGHVNRVLTNDLGKIGPGKAQYTLCCNESGGVVDDMIAYLVSDDEVFLIPNAANTATVVAQLMASAPPGVTITDQHRDFGVFAVQGPKAPEALAGLGLPTEMEYMAFADAELSTSDGSVPVRVCRSGYTGERGYEILPRWADAGPVFDVLLGAVRDLGGQPAGLGARDTLRTEMGYALHGHELTTEISPVQARASWAVGWTKPDFAGREALTAEKAAGPARRLYGLKATGRGVPRADCRVLTGPGGADIGMCTSGTFSPTLKQGIALALLATDSGVGKGDQVVVDVRGRDLVCEVVIPPFVPSRV, translated from the coding sequence ATGACCGAACTGTTCGCCGGACCGATCGCCGACCGCCACGCCGCCCTCGGTGCCACCTTCGCGGCCTTCGGAGGCTGGGACATGCCGGTGTCGTATGCCGGCACCGTCGCCGAACACACGGCCGTGCGAGAGTCGGTGGGGATCTTCGACGTGAGCCATCTGGGCAAGGCCGTGGTGACCGGACCCGACGCCGCCGGACACGTCAATCGGGTACTCACCAACGACCTCGGCAAGATCGGACCCGGAAAGGCGCAATACACGTTGTGCTGCAATGAATCCGGGGGAGTCGTCGACGACATGATCGCGTACCTGGTCAGCGATGACGAAGTGTTCCTGATCCCGAATGCGGCGAACACCGCGACCGTTGTCGCGCAGCTGATGGCCTCCGCGCCGCCCGGGGTGACGATCACCGACCAGCACCGCGACTTCGGGGTGTTCGCGGTGCAGGGACCCAAGGCGCCCGAAGCGCTGGCCGGTCTCGGTCTCCCCACCGAGATGGAGTACATGGCATTCGCCGACGCAGAGTTGTCGACGTCGGACGGCTCGGTCCCGGTCCGGGTGTGCCGCTCGGGCTACACCGGGGAACGCGGATACGAGATCCTGCCGCGCTGGGCCGACGCCGGCCCGGTGTTCGACGTGCTGCTGGGTGCGGTGCGCGACCTGGGGGGACAGCCGGCCGGACTCGGCGCCCGCGACACGCTGCGTACCGAGATGGGCTATGCACTGCACGGCCACGAGCTGACCACCGAGATCAGCCCGGTGCAGGCGCGGGCGAGTTGGGCGGTCGGCTGGACGAAGCCGGACTTCGCCGGACGCGAGGCACTCACCGCGGAGAAGGCTGCCGGACCTGCGCGGCGTCTGTACGGACTCAAGGCGACCGGGCGCGGCGTACCCCGCGCCGACTGCCGCGTGCTGACCGGACCCGGTGGTGCCGACATCGGGATGTGCACGTCCGGCACGTTTTCCCCGACCCTCAAACAGGGCATCGCGCTGGCCCTGTTGGCCACCGATTCCGGGGTGGGCAAGGGCGATCAGGTGGTGGTCGACGTCCGGGGCCGCGACCTGGTGTGTGAGGTCGTCATCCCGCCGTTCGTCCCCTCGCGTGTCTGA
- a CDS encoding branched-chain amino acid aminotransferase codes for MTLQFTRTEHPHPVSENRRAEILSAPGFGKYFTDNMVMIDYDVDRGWHNAQVRPYGPIALDPSAMVLHYGQEVFEGLKAYRQPDGSIAAFRPEANGLRLQRSAERLAMPPLPVDDFIASLRVLLDADNEWVPAAGGEEALYLRPFMFASQAGLGVNAPSAQYIYSVIASPAGSYFTGGIKPVSVWLSTEYVRAAPGGTGFAKCGGNYAAAFLAQAQATRNGCDQVVWLDAVERRYIEEMGGMNLFFVFGSGADARLVTPELTGSLLPGITRDSLLQLATDAGFAVDERRISTEELRKGVASGDITEVFACGTAAVITPVGRVKGDTEDYLIGDGAAGEVTQALRDTLTGIQRGTFADTHGWMTELYRR; via the coding sequence ATGACCTTGCAGTTCACGCGTACCGAACATCCCCACCCGGTGTCGGAAAACCGTCGTGCGGAGATCCTCTCCGCACCCGGTTTCGGCAAGTACTTCACCGACAACATGGTGATGATCGACTACGACGTGGACCGCGGCTGGCACAACGCACAGGTGCGCCCGTACGGGCCGATCGCGCTGGATCCCTCGGCAATGGTGTTGCACTACGGCCAGGAGGTCTTCGAAGGGCTCAAGGCCTATCGGCAGCCCGACGGATCGATCGCGGCATTCCGGCCCGAGGCCAACGGGCTACGGCTGCAGCGTTCGGCCGAACGCCTCGCCATGCCGCCGCTGCCGGTCGACGACTTCATCGCCTCGCTTCGGGTGCTTCTCGACGCCGACAACGAGTGGGTGCCCGCCGCCGGCGGCGAGGAGGCCCTGTATCTGCGTCCGTTCATGTTCGCATCGCAGGCCGGTCTCGGTGTCAACGCGCCGTCGGCGCAGTACATCTACTCGGTCATCGCCTCGCCGGCCGGCTCGTACTTCACCGGCGGCATCAAACCGGTCAGCGTCTGGTTGTCCACCGAGTACGTTCGGGCGGCGCCCGGTGGCACCGGATTCGCCAAGTGCGGCGGTAATTACGCCGCCGCCTTCCTGGCGCAGGCGCAGGCGACCCGAAACGGCTGCGATCAGGTCGTCTGGCTCGACGCGGTGGAACGTCGCTACATCGAGGAGATGGGCGGCATGAACCTGTTCTTCGTCTTCGGTTCCGGTGCCGACGCCCGGTTGGTGACGCCCGAACTGACCGGGTCGCTGTTGCCCGGTATCACGCGGGATTCGTTGCTGCAGTTGGCCACCGACGCCGGCTTCGCCGTCGACGAGCGTCGGATCAGCACCGAGGAGTTGCGCAAGGGCGTCGCCTCCGGCGACATCACCGAGGTGTTCGCCTGTGGGACCGCTGCCGTCATCACACCGGTCGGGCGCGTGAAGGGCGACACCGAGGACTATCTCATCGGCGACGGCGCCGCCGGCGAGGTCACCCAGGCGTTGCGCGACACCCTGACCGGTATCCAGCGCGGCACATTCGCCGACACGCATGGCTGGATGACCGAGCTCTACCGCCGCTGA
- a CDS encoding TIGR01777 family oxidoreductase, with amino-acid sequence MRIAVAGSQGLIGTAVVSALREAGHTVVRLVRREALDDDEFSWDPETFGVPAESLEGVDAVIGLGGVGVGNQRWTGRFKQELRDSRITPTEVLAEAVAAAGVPTFLSASATGFYGNTGSHVATESDAAGEGFLAGLVTDWERAATANAGSSTRVVLLRTAPVLARRGGLLGRLRPIFWFGLGGPIGSGEQYFSWITLPDEVRAIAFLLESSISGPVNLCSPGALPFGEFASALGRSMHRPTIMKVPAFAAKAVGGEMAEEMILFSQRVAPDVLTEHGFSFRHPDIDTALGYVNA; translated from the coding sequence ATGCGCATTGCCGTCGCCGGCTCCCAGGGCCTGATCGGCACCGCAGTGGTCTCCGCCCTTCGCGAGGCCGGACACACGGTGGTCCGTCTGGTGCGGCGTGAGGCACTCGACGACGACGAGTTCAGCTGGGACCCCGAGACATTCGGGGTCCCGGCGGAGAGCCTGGAGGGTGTCGACGCGGTCATCGGCCTCGGCGGCGTCGGCGTCGGCAACCAACGCTGGACCGGTCGGTTCAAGCAGGAACTGCGGGACTCCCGCATCACCCCCACCGAGGTGCTCGCCGAGGCGGTGGCCGCGGCCGGCGTGCCGACGTTCCTCAGCGCATCGGCGACCGGGTTCTACGGCAACACCGGCAGTCACGTCGCCACCGAGTCCGACGCGGCCGGCGAGGGGTTCCTCGCCGGCCTGGTCACCGACTGGGAGCGGGCCGCCACGGCCAATGCCGGTAGCAGTACCCGGGTGGTGCTCTTGCGCACGGCGCCGGTGCTGGCACGCCGGGGTGGTCTGCTGGGTCGGTTGCGGCCGATCTTCTGGTTCGGCCTCGGCGGGCCGATCGGCAGCGGTGAGCAGTACTTCTCGTGGATCACCCTGCCCGACGAGGTGCGGGCGATCGCGTTCCTGCTCGAATCGTCGATCAGTGGCCCGGTCAACCTGTGCTCACCGGGTGCGCTGCCGTTCGGCGAGTTCGCTTCGGCGCTGGGCCGCTCGATGCACCGCCCGACCATCATGAAGGTGCCGGCTTTCGCCGCGAAGGCGGTCGGCGGAGAGATGGCCGAGGAAATGATTCTGTTCAGTCAGCGCGTTGCACCTGATGTGCTCACCGAACATGGATTCTCGTTCCGCCATCCCGACATCGACACGGCACTCGGATACGTCAATGCGTGA
- the lipA gene encoding lipoyl synthase has product MTVSSSPDHTPAAGAAATPEPAGRKLLRLEVRNAQTPIERKPNWIKTRATMGPEYTELKGLVKREGLHTVCEEAGCPNIYECWEDREATFLIGGEQCTRRCDFCQIDTGKPAELDRDEPRRVAESVQAMGLRYSTITGVARDDLPDEGAWLYAETVRAIHRLNPGTGVENLIPDFHAKPDLLAEVFEARPEVLAHNLETVPRIFKRIRPAFRYERSLDVLTQARDFGLVTKSNLILGMGETPEEVQSAIVDLHEAGCDILTITQYLRPSPRHHPVERWVKPEEFVDHSEFATELGFAGVMAGPLVRSSYRAGRLYAQAMAHRGRELSPALAHLADEGSAAQEASSLLSRLAR; this is encoded by the coding sequence GTGACTGTGTCCTCTTCCCCCGACCACACGCCTGCCGCCGGCGCCGCGGCCACCCCCGAACCGGCCGGCCGCAAACTCCTGCGTCTCGAGGTCCGCAACGCACAGACCCCGATCGAGCGCAAGCCGAACTGGATCAAGACCCGCGCCACCATGGGCCCCGAGTACACCGAACTCAAGGGACTGGTGAAACGCGAAGGCCTGCACACCGTCTGCGAAGAAGCCGGCTGCCCCAACATCTACGAATGCTGGGAAGATCGTGAGGCCACGTTTTTAATCGGCGGCGAACAGTGCACCCGACGCTGCGACTTCTGCCAGATCGACACCGGCAAGCCGGCCGAACTCGACCGCGACGAACCCCGGCGCGTCGCCGAGAGCGTCCAGGCCATGGGCCTGCGCTATTCCACCATCACCGGCGTGGCCCGCGACGATCTGCCCGACGAGGGCGCCTGGCTCTACGCCGAGACGGTCCGCGCCATCCACCGTCTGAACCCGGGTACCGGGGTGGAGAACCTGATCCCCGACTTCCACGCCAAGCCCGACCTGCTGGCCGAGGTGTTCGAGGCCCGGCCGGAGGTCCTCGCGCACAACCTGGAGACGGTTCCGCGCATCTTCAAGCGCATTCGCCCGGCCTTCCGCTATGAGCGCTCACTCGACGTGCTGACGCAGGCCCGCGATTTCGGCCTGGTCACCAAGTCCAACCTGATCCTCGGGATGGGTGAGACCCCCGAAGAGGTCCAGTCGGCCATCGTCGATCTGCACGAGGCGGGCTGCGACATCCTCACCATCACCCAGTACCTGCGTCCGTCACCGCGGCACCACCCCGTGGAGCGGTGGGTGAAGCCCGAGGAATTCGTCGACCACTCCGAGTTCGCCACCGAACTCGGGTTCGCCGGTGTGATGGCCGGCCCGCTGGTCCGGTCGTCGTACCGCGCGGGGCGCCTTTACGCGCAGGCCATGGCGCATCGCGGCCGCGAACTCTCCCCGGCGCTGGCACATCTCGCCGACGAGGGGTCGGCAGCCCAGGAAGCCTCCAGCCTCCTGTCGCGCCTCGCTCGCTGA
- a CDS encoding leucyl aminopeptidase — MSKNESIDRVRGPELAVATSLGKSDDALVIGLIKADDGTDAEPTLVIGDGILDDAQAEAIATAVRRLGANGSHGDITRFPAPEGVPVEVVVAVGLGDTDDVDDAERLRQAAGVVVRELDGLDQVATTLSTVGLQAVAEGLFLGAYRFDTFRSDKTQPKKTPPSRITLLADDKDKATKADLEHAAAVADAVAIARDFVNTPPSHLYPEEFAERARRLGSAVGLKVEVLDDTALEKAGYGGIIGVGKGSSRLPRLVRLTHTGKKGAKKVALVGKGITFDTGGISIKPAANMDAMTSDMGGAAAVIAVTILAARLDLDVAVTATVPMAENMPSSTAQRPGDVLTQYGGTTVEVLNTDAEGRLILADAIVRACEDDPDYLIDTATLTGAQMVALGARTPGVMGTEAFRDRVAALSQEVGENAWAMPLPTELRADLKSRVADLANVTNHRNGGMLAAAIFLKEFVPESVAWAHIDIAGPAFNTGGPWGYTPKGGTGVPVRTIARVLEDIAADG, encoded by the coding sequence GTGAGCAAGAACGAGAGCATCGACCGCGTGCGCGGCCCGGAACTGGCAGTGGCAACCTCCCTCGGCAAGTCAGACGATGCCCTGGTGATCGGCCTCATCAAGGCCGATGACGGCACGGACGCCGAACCGACCCTGGTCATCGGGGATGGCATCCTCGACGACGCCCAGGCCGAAGCGATCGCCACGGCCGTTCGCCGGCTCGGGGCCAACGGTTCACACGGTGACATCACCCGATTCCCCGCCCCCGAGGGCGTGCCGGTGGAGGTGGTCGTCGCAGTGGGACTCGGTGACACCGACGACGTGGACGACGCGGAACGGTTGCGCCAGGCCGCCGGCGTGGTGGTCCGCGAGCTCGACGGCCTCGACCAGGTCGCCACCACCCTCTCGACCGTCGGCCTGCAGGCCGTCGCCGAGGGACTCTTCCTGGGCGCCTATCGATTCGACACCTTCCGTTCCGACAAGACGCAACCCAAGAAGACGCCGCCGTCGCGGATCACCCTGCTCGCCGACGACAAGGACAAGGCGACCAAGGCCGACCTCGAACACGCCGCCGCGGTCGCCGACGCCGTGGCGATCGCACGAGACTTCGTCAACACCCCGCCCAGCCACCTCTACCCCGAGGAATTCGCCGAGCGTGCGCGCCGCCTGGGCAGTGCGGTCGGCCTGAAGGTGGAGGTGCTCGACGACACCGCGCTGGAGAAGGCCGGCTACGGCGGCATCATCGGCGTGGGCAAGGGCTCGTCGCGGCTGCCGCGGCTGGTCCGTCTCACCCACACCGGCAAGAAGGGCGCCAAGAAGGTGGCTCTGGTCGGTAAGGGCATCACCTTCGACACCGGCGGCATCTCGATCAAGCCGGCCGCCAACATGGATGCGATGACCTCCGATATGGGTGGCGCCGCCGCGGTCATCGCCGTGACCATCCTCGCGGCACGACTCGACCTCGACGTGGCGGTCACCGCCACGGTGCCGATGGCCGAGAACATGCCGTCGTCCACCGCCCAGCGCCCCGGTGACGTCCTCACCCAGTACGGCGGCACCACTGTCGAAGTGCTCAACACCGACGCGGAGGGCCGGCTGATCCTCGCCGACGCCATCGTGCGCGCATGCGAAGACGACCCCGACTACCTCATCGACACCGCCACTCTCACCGGCGCACAGATGGTGGCCCTCGGCGCCCGGACGCCTGGCGTGATGGGGACCGAGGCGTTCCGCGATCGCGTCGCCGCACTATCGCAGGAGGTCGGCGAGAACGCCTGGGCGATGCCGCTGCCCACCGAGTTGCGCGCCGATCTCAAATCACGGGTCGCCGACCTCGCCAACGTCACCAATCACCGCAACGGCGGCATGCTGGCCGCCGCCATCTTCCTCAAGGAATTCGTGCCCGAGTCGGTGGCATGGGCGCACATCGACATCGCCGGCCCGGCATTCAACACCGGCGGCCCTTGGGGCTACACCCCCAAGGGCGGCACCGGCGTACCCGTCCGGACCATCGCACGGGTCCTCGAGGACATCGCGGCCGACGGCTGA
- the sucB gene encoding 2-oxoglutarate dehydrogenase, E2 component, dihydrolipoamide succinyltransferase, with protein MAFSVEMPALGESVTEGTVTRWLKEEGDTVEADEPLLEVSTDKVDTEIPAPTSGVLTKIIAQEDDVIEVGGELALIGEEGEEAGGDGSSDSAGGDEPTDAGEPEQADETPSTDAEAPAEKPAAESSKGGGSAEGTDVVMPELGESVTEGTVTNWLKSVGDSVEADEPLLEVSTDKVDTEIPSPVAGTLLEIVAAEDDVIEVGGKLAVIGDASAAPAQKSEPEPEPEPEPEPAKAESKPEPEPEPKPQSAPAAESTGEPETMSSTPYVTPLVRKLAAENDIDLNSIKGTGVGGRIRKQDVLAAAEKAKAPEPAAPAPAASAPSAPASSAPEIKPEMAQLRGTTQKINRIRQITAKKTRESLQTSAQLTQVFEVDMTKIVTLRKQAKESFKASEGVNLTFLPFIAKAVVEALKAHPNVNASIDEDRKEITYYDKVHLGIAVDTEQGLLSPVIHNADDLSIAGLARAIADIAGRARKGAGGLKPDELAGGTFTITNIGSQGALFDTPILVPPQAAMLGTGAIVKRPVVITGEDASESIAVRSMSYLPLTYDHRLIDGADAGRFLTTIKKRLEQGAFAADLGL; from the coding sequence ATGGCCTTCTCCGTGGAAATGCCCGCCCTGGGTGAAAGCGTCACCGAGGGAACAGTGACCCGGTGGCTGAAGGAGGAGGGCGACACGGTCGAGGCCGACGAACCATTGCTCGAGGTCTCCACCGACAAGGTCGACACCGAGATCCCTGCGCCTACTTCGGGTGTGCTGACGAAGATCATCGCGCAAGAAGACGATGTGATCGAGGTCGGCGGGGAACTCGCACTCATCGGCGAGGAAGGTGAAGAGGCCGGCGGCGACGGCTCGTCGGACTCCGCGGGGGGCGACGAACCAACCGATGCCGGCGAACCCGAGCAGGCCGACGAGACACCGTCCACCGACGCCGAGGCACCGGCCGAGAAGCCGGCGGCCGAGTCGTCCAAGGGTGGCGGATCGGCCGAGGGTACCGACGTGGTGATGCCCGAGCTCGGCGAATCCGTCACCGAGGGCACCGTCACCAACTGGCTCAAGTCGGTGGGCGACAGCGTGGAGGCCGACGAACCGCTGCTGGAGGTCTCCACCGACAAGGTCGACACCGAGATCCCGTCGCCGGTGGCGGGCACCCTCCTCGAGATCGTCGCGGCCGAAGACGACGTGATCGAGGTCGGCGGCAAGCTCGCGGTGATCGGGGACGCGTCGGCCGCGCCGGCACAGAAGTCCGAACCCGAGCCCGAGCCCGAACCCGAACCGGAACCCGCCAAGGCCGAGTCGAAGCCGGAACCCGAGCCCGAACCCAAGCCGCAGTCGGCGCCCGCGGCCGAGTCGACGGGTGAGCCGGAGACGATGTCGTCGACACCGTATGTCACGCCGCTGGTCCGAAAGCTGGCCGCGGAGAACGACATCGACCTGAACTCGATCAAGGGCACCGGTGTCGGCGGTCGCATCCGCAAGCAGGATGTGCTCGCCGCGGCCGAGAAGGCGAAGGCTCCCGAGCCGGCTGCTCCGGCACCGGCCGCGTCCGCACCGTCGGCACCCGCATCGTCGGCGCCGGAGATCAAGCCGGAAATGGCCCAACTGCGGGGAACGACGCAGAAGATCAACCGCATCCGTCAGATCACCGCCAAGAAGACCCGCGAGTCGCTGCAGACCAGCGCGCAGCTGACCCAGGTGTTCGAGGTCGACATGACCAAGATCGTGACGCTGCGCAAGCAGGCCAAGGAGTCGTTCAAGGCGTCCGAGGGTGTGAACCTCACGTTCCTGCCGTTCATCGCGAAGGCGGTCGTCGAGGCGCTCAAGGCGCACCCGAACGTCAACGCGTCGATCGACGAGGACCGCAAGGAGATCACCTACTACGACAAGGTGCATCTCGGTATCGCCGTCGACACCGAGCAGGGTCTGCTGTCGCCGGTCATCCACAACGCCGACGACCTGTCGATCGCCGGGTTGGCCCGCGCGATCGCCGACATCGCGGGCCGCGCCCGCAAGGGTGCCGGCGGACTCAAGCCCGACGAGTTGGCCGGTGGCACCTTCACCATCACCAACATCGGCAGCCAGGGCGCGTTGTTCGACACCCCGATCCTGGTTCCGCCGCAGGCGGCGATGCTGGGCACCGGCGCCATCGTGAAGCGTCCGGTCGTGATCACCGGCGAGGATGCGTCGGAGTCGATCGCGGTGCGGTCGATGTCCTACCTGCCGCTGACCTACGATCACCGCCTCATCGACGGCGCCGATGCCGGCCGCTTCCTGACGACCATCAAGAAGCGGCTCGAGCAGGGTGCATTCGCCGCCGATCTCGGACTCTAG
- a CDS encoding adenosylcobinamide-GDP ribazoletransferase, with protein sequence MLSPVRAVHIALSWLTVLPLPQPTVTMDRKVGAAVMAAVPVVGTVLGVLAAGFAAALALTDLPAMMIGLLVVAALALVTRGMHIDGLADTADGLGCYGPLERVAEVMKSGSSGPFGVAAVVVVLAVQAVGFGALTQQHRFYDLAFAIALGRLVAVIGARRGLQAARPEGFGALVAGTQKRSLVGWMAAAVVGAVAVGWQPDDLDVPAAIGAVAVVAVVAAFGWLATAHCARRAGGVNGDILGAGTEVGVAIAVIGLLV encoded by the coding sequence ATGCTGTCCCCGGTCCGGGCTGTCCACATCGCGCTGAGCTGGCTCACCGTGCTCCCGCTACCCCAGCCCACGGTGACGATGGACCGGAAGGTGGGTGCGGCGGTGATGGCGGCGGTGCCGGTCGTCGGCACCGTCCTCGGAGTGCTCGCTGCGGGGTTCGCCGCGGCACTGGCGCTCACCGATCTGCCCGCGATGATGATCGGCCTTCTGGTCGTGGCGGCGTTGGCGCTGGTCACCCGGGGGATGCACATCGACGGTCTGGCCGACACCGCAGACGGTCTCGGCTGTTACGGCCCGCTCGAACGCGTCGCTGAAGTGATGAAGAGCGGATCGTCGGGGCCGTTCGGCGTGGCGGCGGTGGTCGTGGTGCTCGCGGTGCAGGCGGTCGGATTCGGCGCCCTGACCCAACAGCACCGGTTCTACGACCTCGCGTTCGCGATCGCGCTGGGTCGACTGGTCGCGGTGATCGGCGCGCGGCGCGGCCTGCAGGCGGCACGTCCCGAGGGATTCGGTGCGCTGGTCGCCGGGACACAGAAACGCTCGCTCGTCGGCTGGATGGCCGCGGCGGTGGTGGGGGCGGTCGCCGTCGGTTGGCAACCCGATGATCTCGACGTCCCGGCCGCGATCGGCGCGGTGGCCGTGGTCGCGGTGGTGGCTGCGTTCGGGTGGCTCGCCACCGCACACTGCGCCCGCCGGGCCGGCGGCGTCAACGGTGACATTCTCGGCGCCGGAACCGAAGTGGGCGTGGCGATCGCGGTGATCGGCCTGCTCGTCTGA
- the lipB gene encoding lipoyl(octanoyl) transferase LipB, whose translation MREGSIRASQEPIEVRRLDGPVDYRAAYDMQHRLAGDRADGVLDHDVLLLLEHAAIYTAGKRTEASDRPTDGSPVIDVDRGGRITWHGPGQLVGYPIIKLAEPLDVVEYVRRLEEALIAVCTDLGVATTRVKGRSGVWVVDQNGERKLGQIGIRVARGVALHGFALNIDPDMSAFEAIVPCGIADAGVTSLARELGTATAVDDLVDPVAAALAHALDHDHRAPDALSTSGVASEQ comes from the coding sequence ATGCGTGAGGGGTCGATCCGCGCCTCGCAGGAGCCGATCGAGGTACGTCGCCTCGACGGCCCGGTCGACTATCGGGCGGCCTACGACATGCAGCACCGGTTGGCGGGCGACCGCGCAGACGGCGTGCTCGATCACGACGTTCTGCTGCTGCTCGAACACGCCGCCATCTACACCGCGGGCAAACGGACCGAGGCCTCCGACCGGCCCACCGACGGTTCGCCGGTCATCGACGTCGATCGCGGTGGGCGCATCACCTGGCACGGACCCGGACAACTGGTCGGCTACCCGATCATCAAACTCGCCGAACCACTCGACGTCGTCGAGTACGTCCGTCGCCTGGAGGAAGCACTGATCGCTGTCTGCACAGATCTCGGCGTCGCGACGACCCGCGTCAAGGGGCGGTCGGGCGTGTGGGTGGTCGATCAGAATGGTGAACGCAAACTCGGCCAGATCGGTATCCGGGTCGCCCGCGGCGTCGCGCTGCACGGCTTCGCACTCAACATCGACCCCGACATGTCCGCCTTCGAGGCGATCGTTCCGTGTGGCATCGCCGACGCGGGCGTCACCTCGCTGGCCCGCGAACTCGGTACCGCGACTGCCGTCGACGACCTCGTCGACCCCGTCGCCGCAGCCCTCGCCCATGCCCTCGACCACGACCATCGCGCACCGGATGCCCTGAGCACCTCGGGCGTAGCATCGGAGCAGTGA